The DNA region AGGATGCGCGAAGCGCGCATCCGGAGGTGTCGGTGCGTCGTCTGTGTGCGCTGCATGGGGTCAGCCGCTCCTGGTTCTACGACCAGCAGGCCAGGGAGGAGACGGACACCGATCAGGCGCTGTGCCAGGACATCGAAACTGTGGTGGAAGAGTTCGTCGGCTACGGGTATCGGCGCGTGACCCGTGAGCTGGCCCGGCGGGGCCGCCCGGTGAACCACAAGCGCGTGCTCCGCGTGATGCGCGAACGCCACCTGTTGTGCCGTCCGAAGCGCCGGTATCGAGCCACCACCGAGTCCAATCATCACGAGAAGCGCTTTCCCAATCTGCTGCCCGACGTCGTCCCGGTACGACCCGATCAGGTGTGGCACGCCGACATGACCTACGTCCGTGTCCGGCAGGGCTTCGTGTACCTGGCCTGCGTGCTGGACGGCTTCACCCGGGAGGTGGTGGGCTGGTCCATGTCGAAGTTCCTGGACGCCGAATTGCCCTTGGCGGCGTTGAATAACGCGCTG from Deinococcus arcticus includes:
- a CDS encoding IS3 family transposase, producing the protein MIEDARSAHPEVSVRRLCALHGVSRSWFYDQQAREETDTDQALCQDIETVVEEFVGYGYRRVTRELARRGRPVNHKRVLRVMRERHLLCRPKRRYRATTESNHHEKRFPNLLPDVVPVRPDQVWHADMTYVRVRQGFVYLACVLDGFTREVVGWSMSKFLDAELPLAALNNALATRCPAPGLLHHSDQGVQYASRVYVDRLRSTGMKPSMSRTGNPYDNAKMESFYKTLKTEEVDRQEYVDLDDARWHIGIFIADLYNHRRLHSSLGYVPPAEFAARYTAAQR